A stretch of the Lactuca sativa cultivar Salinas chromosome 9, Lsat_Salinas_v11, whole genome shotgun sequence genome encodes the following:
- the LOC111919473 gene encoding uncharacterized protein LOC111919473, whose translation MMAVTWISAILVGAGCLALGFFIGARKPGRKFLLSKAAEILDGSIKGQTKGKGKGKPPLEIEKLAEIIEDFKMVLVVRNDLKMGKGKIAAQCSHATLGLYKKILHRAPKALNRWEMCGQVKVVVKIESEDDMLVLQEKAKSMAIPTHIVIDAGRTQIAPNSRTVMAVLGPADMVDDVTGGLKLL comes from the exons ATGATGGCTGTAACATGGATCAGCGCTATCTTGGTTGGAGCAGGCTGCCTTGCTTTGGGATTCTTCATTGGTGCACGAAAACCTGGTCGCAAATTTCTTTTATCCAAGGCAGCTGAAATTTTAGATGGAAGCATAAAAGGCCAGACTAAAGGCAAAGGCAAAGGCAAACCACCCCTTGAGATTGAAAAGCTGGCTGAGATTATTGAAGATTTTAAGATG GTGTTGGTTGTAAGAAATGACCTAAAGATGGGTAAAGGGAAGATTGCTGCTCAGTGCAG CCATGCAACTTTGGGACTCTACAAGAAGATTCTTCATCGGGCACCTAAAGCTTTAAACAG GTGGGAGATGTGTGGGCAGGTTAAAGTAGTGGTGAAAATCGAAAGTGAAGATGATATGCTGGTTTTACAG GAAAAAGCAAAATCAATGGCTATACCAACTCATATCGTCATTGATGCAGGGCGAACACAGATAGCACCAA ATTCAAGGACAGTGATGGCTGTTCTTG GACCAGCAGATATGGTTGATGATGTAACCGGTGGATTGAAGCTTCTGTAA
- the LOC111919614 gene encoding histone acetyltransferase MCC1 — translation MMNLRAPRHPSISYRPIQPTDLDVLVKIHGDLFPIRYEIEFFHNVVHGHDIVSWGAVDRNRPNGESDELIGFVTARIIMAKESEIEDMLRYDKSRSDQALVYILTLGVVESYRNFGIATSLIREVIKYGSSMPNCRAVYLHVISYNNSAIHLYQKMSFLCVRRLNSFYFINGQHYDAYLFIYYVNGGRSPCSPLELVTLLVTYMRRGLKLVSSRVWKKGEKNVGPKRVKYRDKGTLLPMTQQNKRNISIEGPENDHV, via the exons ATGATGAACTTGAGAGCACCCCGCCATCCATCCATATCTTACAGGCCTATACAACCCACTGATCTAGATGTTCTTGTAAAAATCCATGGCGATCTGTTTCCCATCAG GTATGAAATTGAATTCTTCCACAATGTTGTTCATGGTCACGATATAGTTTCTTGGGGAGCAGTTGACCGAAATCGTCCTAATGGTGAAAGTGATGAACTTATTGGATTTGTCACTGCAAGAATCATTATGGCAAAAGAAAGTGAG atagaagatatgctgagataTGACAAATCAAGATCAGATCAGGCTCTAGTTTATATTCTGACTCTAGGAGTGGTAGAGTCCTATAGAAATTTTGGTATAG cCACTTCACTGATTCGAGAGGTGATCAAGTATGGTTCAAGTATGCCAAATTGCAGAGCAGTTTACCTTCATGTAATTTCTTACAACAATTCTGCAATCCATTTGTATCAGAAAATGTCCTTCCTTTGTGTAAGGAGGCTGAATTCCTTTTATTTTATCAATGGCCAACATTATGATGCATACTTGTTCATTTATTATGTGAATGGTGGCCGATCTCCATGTTCACCCTT AGAGCTTGTTACGCTTCTAGTAACATACATGAGGAGAGGATTGAAGTTGGTGTCTTCAAGAGTATGGAAAAAGGGTGAAAAGAATGTTGGCCCAAAGAGAGTCAAATATAGAGACAAAGGTACCCTTTTACCAATGACACAACAAAACAAGAGAAACATATCAATAGAGGGTCCTGAAAATGATCATGTATAA
- the LOC111919925 gene encoding WEB family protein At3g02930, chloroplastic yields the protein MSAKSKSSSSETPPATKIPISKTSPATPRVSKLSRGVAKSETDSPSPLQTTRASVERSPRSVPVKPALDRRSPKTSTLAEKPAPRVVVPKGSELQAQLNALQDDLKKAEEKLVSVEKEKAKAINELKEAQRLSEETNEKLREALVAQKNAEESIEIEKFRSVEMEQAGIDAAHKKEEQWEKELESVKNQHAADLAALLSATQELEKVKQELAMTCDAKDQALTHADDATKIAENQVEKVETLSAEITRLKGMLNSKFESEADQSNKMVSELNLEIETLKSEAEQSNKLVLEMKSEIETLKSKGHENDKLVSELKSEVEYLKSEEDELKLEIDSLNEELKKAKVYKEKLLDREVSLEELNIELEAAKMSESYARSLMEEWKSKVEELDLQAEEAKRLERSASSSLESVVKELEGRNSLLRNSESELASLKEKVGLLEMSNVRQRGDLEESERNLHKAREEASEMVKKAEILKSELENLKEERTQALNNEKLAASSVQSLLEEKNKLISELESSKDEEEKSKKALESLASALHEVSAEAREAKEKVLLNESEHENYERQIEDLKHALQSTNEKYQNMLDDAKHEIDMLMNTIQQSKDNHESVESEWKEKEVKLMECVEQNKQENVSLEKEIKRLATLLKETEEEAYGSQEERSQLKNLLKEAESEVVYLKEVLGEAKAESMNLKESLMDKENELQSLDHEINELKTQEAASLKKVEELTRLLEESNSKANNTSSKIEEHDDVSDSEKEYDMLPKVVEFSEHNGDARDKVPKIEQSEQPLVKEIPQDDVAIVNGEHHKESLSEKGDRNGNDDSVEVEFKMWESCKIEGKDLSPERETTHEESFEDEVDSKLESGEGYDQANGTENGATSPSKDQQQVKKKKPFIRKFGSLLKKKGSSNNSSQK from the exons ATGTCTGCTAAATCCAA ATCTTCTTCTTCTGAAACGCCTCCCGCCACCAAAATCCCGATTAGCAAAACATCACCGGCAACACCGAGAGTGAGTAAACTTAGCAGGGGAGTTGCCAAATCGGAGACTGATTCACCATCTCCCCTCCAAACCACCAGAGCTTCCGTGGAACGTTCCCCGCGATCTGTTCCTGTAAAGCCTGCCCTAGATCGTCGGTCTCCAAAGACCAGCACCCTTGCAGAA AAACCAGCTCCAAGGGTGGTGGTGCCAAAGGGATCAGAATTACAAGCTCAATTGAATGCACTTCAAGATGATCTCAAGAAAGCCGAAGAAAAGTTGGTTTCTGTTGAGAAAGAGAAAGCAAAAGCCATAAACGAACTGAAAGAAGCCCAGAGATTATCTGAGGAAACAAACGAAAAGCTCAGGGAGGCTCTTGTGGCTCAAAAGAATGCCGAAGAGAGTATTGAAATAGAAAAGTTTCGTTCTGTTGAAATGGAACAAGCAGGAATTGATGCTGCTCACAAGAAGGAAGAACAGTGGGAAAAGGAATTGGAATCTGTAAAGAACCAGCATGCTGCAGATTTGGCTGCACTTCTTTCTGCCACTCAAGAACTTGAAAAAGTGAAGCAGGAATTGGCGATGACATGCGATGCGAAAGATCAAGCACTTACACATGCAGATGATGCAACCAAGATTGCTGAAAACCAGGTAGAAAAAGTAGAGACACTGTCTGCTGAGATTACACGATTGAAGGGAATGCTCAATTCCAAATTCGAATCAGAAGCAGATCAAAGTAACAAAATGGTGTCTGAGCTAAATTTGGAGATTGAAACTCTGAAATCAGAAGCAGAACAGAGTAATAAGCTGGTGTTGGAGATGAAATCAGAGATCGAAACACTCAAGTCAAAAGGTCATGAAAATGACAAATTGGTTTCTGAGTTGAAATCAGAGGTTGAATATCTAAAATCAGAGGAAGACGAGCTAAAATTAGAGATTGATTCTCTAAATGAAGAACTCAAGAAAGCTAAGGTATACAAGGAGAAGTTACTCGATAGAGAAGTGTCATTGGAGGAACTAAACATTGAATTAGAAGCTGCAAAAATGTCTGAATCATATGCGCGTAGCTTAATGGAAGAATGGAAGAGTAAAGTTGAAGAACTAGATCTTCAAGCAGAAGAAGCCAAAAGATTAGAAAGATCCGCATCTTCATCTCTCGAGTCAGTAGTGAAAGAACTCGAAGGGCGTAATAGTCTTTTGCGTAACTCTGAATCCGAACTTGCTTCTCTCAAAGAGAAAGTGGGGTTGTTGGAAATGTCAAACGTGAGACAACGAGGTGATCTTGAAGAATCGGAAAGGAATCTTCATAAAGCAAGGGAAGAAGCTTCTGAAATGGTGAAGAAAGCTGAAATTCTGAAATCAGAGCTTGAGAATTTAAAAGAGGAAAGAACACAGGCCTTGAACAATGAGAAACTTGCAGCTAGCAGTGTTCAGTCACTTTTAGAAGAAAAGAATAAACTCATAAGTGAGTTGGAATCTTCAAAAGACGAAGAGGAAAAGAGCAAGAAAGCTCTTGAAAGTCTAGCTTCAGCTTTACATGAAGTTTCTGCAGAAGCAAGAGAAGCTAAAGAAAAGGTGCTTTTGAATGAGTCTGAACATGAAAACTATGAGAGACAAATAGAAGATCTGAAACATGCACTTCAATCGACCAATGAGAAGTATCAGAACATGCTTGATGATGCAAAACATGAGATTGACATGCTCATGAATACAATCCAACAATCTAAAGATAACCATGAAAGTGTAGAGTCGGAATGGAAAGAAAAAGAGGTGAAATTGATGGAATGTGTTGAACAAAATAAACAAGAGAATGTTTCACTTGAAAAGGAGATAAAGAGGTTAGCTACTTTGCTCAAGGAAACTGAAGAAGAAGCTTATGGATCCCAAGAAGAAAGATCCCAGTTGAAGAATCTTTTGAAGGAAGCTGAATCTGAAGTTGTGTATTTGAAGGAGGTTCTTGGTGAAGCAAAAGCTGAAAGCATGAACTTAAAAGAGAGCTTAATGGATAAAGAAAACGAGTTGCAGAGTCTTGATCATGAAATCAATGAGCTTAAAACACAAGAAGCTGCATCTCTGAAGAAGGTAGAGGAGTTGACTAGGCTGCTTGAGGAGTCAAACTCAAAGGCAAATAATACGTCTTCCAAGATTGAAGAACACGATGATGTCAGTGACAGTGAGAAAGAGTACGACATGCTTCCAAAAGTTGTGGAGTTTTCTGAACACAATGGTGATGCAAGAGATAAAGTCCCAAAAATTGAACAATCTGAGCAACCTTTAGTAAAAGAAATACCTCAAGATGATGTGGCGATTGTGAATGGAGAACATCATAAAGAGAGTCTGAGTGAGAAAGGAGACAGGAATGGAAACGATGATTCCGTTGAAGTCGAATTCAAGATGTGGGAAAGTTGCAAGATTGAAGGAAAGGATTTGTCGCCTGAAAGAGAAACAACTCATGAGGAATCTTTTGAGGATGAAGTGGATTCAAAATTGGAAAGTGGAGAAGGGTATGATCAGGCAAATGGTACAGAAAATGGTGCCACGTCACCATCAAAGGATCAACAgcaagtgaagaagaagaagccttTCATTCGGAAATTTGGAAGCTTGTTGAAGAAGAAAGGCTCAAGCAACAACAGCAGCCAGAAATAG
- the LOC111919255 gene encoding binding partner of ACD11 1 isoform X2 — MAAESMSVRTVKVINVSLSASEQDIKEFFSFSGDIEYIEMKSENERAQNAFVTFKEPQGAETAVLLSGATIVDQSVTIVLAPEYTLPPFTTTLSDQQNTATGGQGVGAAESAVQKAEDVVSSMLAKGFILGKDAVNKAKLFDEKVQFTSTAAAKAATIDQKIGLTEKINLGTTLVNEKVKEMDQKFQVSEKTKTAFATAEQTVSVAGSALMKNRYVLTGTAWVTGAFSRVTKAAGEVGQKTMEKVAVEEQAAGMGTTRTTHQEPPPTSTHPATS, encoded by the exons ATGGCCGCTGAATCCATGTCG GTAAGAACTGTGAAGGTTATCAATGTTTCCTTAAGTGCTTCCGAGCAAGACATCAAGGAATTCTTTTCGTTTTCTGGTGATATTGAATATATTGAGATGAAAAG TGAGAATGAGCGAGCTCAAAATGCATTCGTCACTTTCAAGGAGCCTCAAGGTGCAGAGACTGCAGTTCTACTCTCG GGAGCAACTATAGTTGACCAATCTGTTACCATTGTTCTTGCACCAGAGTACACTCTCCCTCCTTTTACAACTACACTTTCAGATCAACAAAACACC GCAACAGGGGGGCAAGGTGTGGGAGCTGCTGAATCTGCTGTTCAAAAAGCAGAAGATGTTGTGAGCAGTATGTTGGCAAAAGGTTTCATACTAGGAAAAGATGCAGTAAACAAAGCCAAATTGTTTGATGAGAAAGTCCAGTTTACATCAACAGCTGCAGCAAAAGCAGCTACAATAGATCAGAAGATTGGTCTAACTGAGAAAATCAACCTGGGGACAACATTAGTGAATGAGAAAGTGAAAGAGATGGATCAGAAGTTTCAGGTGTCTGAAAAGACAAAAACGGCCTTTGCGACTGCAGAGCAGACTGTAAGTGTTGCGGGATCTGCCCTTATGAAGAACCGGTATGTGCTGACTGGGACCGCCTGGGTCACCGGAGCTTTCAGCAGGGTGACGAAAGCCGCCGGAGAAGTGGGACAGAAGACCATGGAGAAGGTGGCGGTGGAAGAACAGGCGGCTGGAATGGGAACCACCAGGACTACTCATCAAGAACCACCGCCTACTTCTACACACCCTGCTACTAGTTGA
- the LOC111919255 gene encoding binding partner of ACD11 1 isoform X1, whose amino-acid sequence MFWDSSILLSRGSFLYSNESALVGRVRTVKVINVSLSASEQDIKEFFSFSGDIEYIEMKSENERAQNAFVTFKEPQGAETAVLLSGATIVDQSVTIVLAPEYTLPPFTTTLSDQQNTATGGQGVGAAESAVQKAEDVVSSMLAKGFILGKDAVNKAKLFDEKVQFTSTAAAKAATIDQKIGLTEKINLGTTLVNEKVKEMDQKFQVSEKTKTAFATAEQTVSVAGSALMKNRYVLTGTAWVTGAFSRVTKAAGEVGQKTMEKVAVEEQAAGMGTTRTTHQEPPPTSTHPATS is encoded by the exons ATGTTCTGGGAttcatccattttattaagcagaGGGTCTTTTCTGTACTCGAATGAAAGTGCTCTTGTTGGACGA GTAAGAACTGTGAAGGTTATCAATGTTTCCTTAAGTGCTTCCGAGCAAGACATCAAGGAATTCTTTTCGTTTTCTGGTGATATTGAATATATTGAGATGAAAAG TGAGAATGAGCGAGCTCAAAATGCATTCGTCACTTTCAAGGAGCCTCAAGGTGCAGAGACTGCAGTTCTACTCTCG GGAGCAACTATAGTTGACCAATCTGTTACCATTGTTCTTGCACCAGAGTACACTCTCCCTCCTTTTACAACTACACTTTCAGATCAACAAAACACC GCAACAGGGGGGCAAGGTGTGGGAGCTGCTGAATCTGCTGTTCAAAAAGCAGAAGATGTTGTGAGCAGTATGTTGGCAAAAGGTTTCATACTAGGAAAAGATGCAGTAAACAAAGCCAAATTGTTTGATGAGAAAGTCCAGTTTACATCAACAGCTGCAGCAAAAGCAGCTACAATAGATCAGAAGATTGGTCTAACTGAGAAAATCAACCTGGGGACAACATTAGTGAATGAGAAAGTGAAAGAGATGGATCAGAAGTTTCAGGTGTCTGAAAAGACAAAAACGGCCTTTGCGACTGCAGAGCAGACTGTAAGTGTTGCGGGATCTGCCCTTATGAAGAACCGGTATGTGCTGACTGGGACCGCCTGGGTCACCGGAGCTTTCAGCAGGGTGACGAAAGCCGCCGGAGAAGTGGGACAGAAGACCATGGAGAAGGTGGCGGTGGAAGAACAGGCGGCTGGAATGGGAACCACCAGGACTACTCATCAAGAACCACCGCCTACTTCTACACACCCTGCTACTAGTTGA